From the genome of Anopheles merus strain MAF chromosome X, AmerM5.1, whole genome shotgun sequence, one region includes:
- the LOC121589920 gene encoding uncharacterized protein LOC121589920, whose protein sequence is MSRVSQWHKFTSHKSAIKSDLLPEILALVDKRALAPILAKPSVSNASLTHTSTNVSSLNATNTSRTTKTASARRTFTNSTELTADIQAANDTNTVEDSDNCNHYNHRTKPTSDVSAGNYRTNTQASSDPVLNQNTTNRGIAEKVWLYFTNIKSHVSADDMRVWLKAVLPTDDINVYRLTKKGVNLDSMSFISFKVSVPKSLKELALQSTIWPVSLTVREFVARGLPKQRVHERARFDPSELISHRTNSENCSSAVPKTTAHPDHFLEHRSPPPQRGILSPSQLTEILEAIQLEFPPTPPQLSPGWGFNHNSISATEQLTINRPIRDILPKCSRPSHQIQ, encoded by the exons ATGTCACGAGTTTCGCAATGGCACAAATTCACTTCTCACAA ATCGGCTATCAAGAGCGATTTGCTTCCTGAGATCCTCGCTCTCGTTGATAAGCGAGCGCTAGCACCCATATTAGCTAAGCCGTCTGTTAGCAACGCATCGCTTACGCACACATCCACTAATGTATCGTCGCTCAATGCCACAAATACATCCAGAACGACTAAAACAGCTTCCGCTCGCCGTACATTTACTAACTCAACGGAGCTCACTGCTGATATCCAAGCTGCGAACGATACCAACACTGTAGAAGATTCTGACAACTGTAACCACTACAATCATCGTACTAAGCCGACTAGTGATGTTAGTGCTGGAAACTACCGAACAAATACACAAGCATCTTCTGATCCTGTTTTGaaccaaaacaccaccaacagggGCATAGCCGAGAAAGTATGGTTATACTTCACGAACATCAAATCGCATGTCTCCGCTGATGATATGCGTGTGTGGCTTAAAGCTGTGCTACCAACGGACGATATTAATGTTTACCGTCTCACGAAAAAGGGTGTGAACCTGGACTCGATGTCCTTCATATCGTTCAAAGTGAGTGTTCctaaatctcttaaggagcttGCGCTGCAGTCTACTATTTGGCCAGTTTCACTTACTGTTCGGGAGTTTGTTGCTCGTGGCCTACCAAAGCAACGTGTACATGAAAGGGCTCGATTTGACCCTTCTGAGCTTATTTCGCATCGTACAAATAGTGAAAATTGCTCTTCAGCTGTGCCAAAAACTACCGCTCATCCGGATCATTTTTTGGAACATCGATCGCCACCCCCACAGCGCGGGATTCTATCACCATCCCAGTTGACCGAGATCCTAGAGGCTATTCAACTGGAGTTTCCTCCCACACCGCCTCAGTTATCACCGGGGTGGGGCTTCAATCACAATTCAATCTCAGCAACAGAACAGCTCACAATTAATAGACCCATTCGTGATAtattaccaaaatgttcgaGGCCTTCGCACCAAATACAATGA